In one Sebastes umbrosus isolate fSebUmb1 chromosome 13, fSebUmb1.pri, whole genome shotgun sequence genomic region, the following are encoded:
- the jagn1a gene encoding protein jagunal homolog 1-A produces the protein MTSRIGLRAAGTNGSDFKHRERVAPQYQMSAAMKSEVRKLNLVHLLLWLLVAAQVTVSHLDLVSHDTVSMPYQWEYPYLLSLLPLLFSSLSLPKNNISYLVISMISGGLFSIAPLIYGGMEMFPVAQQLYRHGKAYRFIFGFSAVTVMYLIMVVAVQVHGWQLYYMKKLLDSWFDATQEKKKK, from the exons ATGACATCACGTATAGGTCTCAGAGCTGCCGGTACCAATGGAAGTGacttcaaacacagagagagggtgGCCCCACAATACCAAATGAG TGCTGCCATGAAGTCGGAGGTGCGGAAGTTAAACCTGGTCCACCTTCTCCTCTGGCTGCTTGTGGCAGCACAGGTGACTGTCAGCCACTTGGACCTGGTGTCACATGACACAGTGTCCATGCCGTACCAGTGGGAGTACCCCTACCTGCTcagcctcctccctctgctcttcAGCAGCCTGTCACTGCCAAAGAACAACATCAGTTACCTGGTCATATCAATGATCAGCGGAGGGCTGTTCTCTATAGCACCTCTCATTTATGGTGGAATGGAGATGTTTCCTGTAGCACAGCAGCTCTACCGCCATGGAAAGGCCTACCGCTTCATTTTTGGCTTCTCTGCAGTGACTGTTATGTACCTCATCATGGTGGTTGCTGTTCAAGTGCACGGTTGGCAGTTATATTACATGAAAAAACTCTTAGACTCATGGTTCGATGCCActcaggagaagaagaagaaataa